The stretch of DNA ATCCCAATCTCTGAAATACATTAAAGAATAAAATGTACTTCATTCAATCTGAATCCATTCATTACCCTCTTCCATTTGAACACAATAGTTCTCCTCTTCCATTCACTCTCATCTCCTCTGCTCAGGATGAAGAGGACTTCCTGTTTGAGAAGGGCGATCTGAACCTTTGGGCCGAGCCTGTCCAGTGGGCACGGCTACTACACAGACACCTGGGTGTCCTCTTCAAGGCCCCAGGGTTGACGGCTCTGAGCCAGAACCAGGCAGAGTTGCTCAGACTTTCAGCCCAGACAGAGGCCCTATCCCTGGCCACCCAGCAGGCTCTAGAGGGCCTCCCAGCCCTGCCCCAGTTTTCCTGCACCATAGAGCATGCCCGGCTGGCCCTACAGCAGGAGAGGGCCACACTGGCTCTGGCTATACTGGGGAGGCTGAGGACCAGGGAAGATCAATGTTGGTCTAAGACACCATAGCCACTAGTAAGTTAACATTCTTGGTGGGTTTCCGGGGTCAAGACCAGAGTAAAGGTGGATTTGGTATTGTAGATTGAACCATCTCGATAGATATGCAGGTTGGAGTTCTGTCAAGTCTTCACTTGTCAAGATAACTGATGGTGAAAAGGGGGTGGAGTATGATCTATTAACCACAGTTATGGAATTACATTTTTCAGCTATGAGACATCACTTAGTGCCTGGAAATGCATCAACGGTCTCGctactccaatacattttttgatTTGAACAATTATGCAAGCAGTACACGTTTTAACGACTAGCATTTTAATCAGCGGCGGATGTATTTGTTTTAGAAGGGAATGTACTGCGGAAAAGTGTTTATGATCgagttttgtttctgtgtttcaaATTAAAGATGCCTAATTCATGTGCCTCGTAATTTTTGAAAACAACCACATGgcgttatgtgtgtgtatgtgtcctcaCAGCAACTCGTACAACAGGACTGAGCACTGAGGCTTCAACCTATGTGCTGGGACATAGTATTCCTTTAGCTCTACATGTGATAAAGAACACTTCATGCACTGTTCTCATATACACTACACTGTAACATGGAAAGGGAAAGggctagtcagttgcacaacaatgtattcaaccgaaatgtgttttCTGCATTTAACCTAAACCCTCTGAATCTGAGAGGTgcgggctgccttaatcgatgtcCTCGTCATCGGCGCCAGCGGAGCAGTCAACTGTCTTGCTTAAGGGCAGAATGGCAAATGTATACACCTTGCCGgccttggggattcgaaccagtgacatGTATACAGTGCACTCTACCCTACATAAACATTGCCTCCAAGGATGTTGTGCATTTCGGACATTTGGATTAAATCCCCACAACACCCGGAGTCATAAGGGCCTCAAAAACAGAAGCACCAACAGTGAGGTTTTAATGGGAAGGAGGGAGTAAATCTGTTGACAATGCATGGGGTTGCTAACGTAGATGTTTACACTAAATTACCCTCGTAATTCAATTTGTTCTGTTTACAGCTGTCCTCGGATATGTTGTAAGATAGGTCATGTTCATATATTTAACACGTTTTCCAGTGGACTCTTCTCCACCATTTGATTAGGTTTTTATGCCCCCTTGGTGTCCTAGGTTACGTAATTAGGAGGGCAATACAATGGTCCACTGTCCCGTGCCTGCGACCCGTGCAGACAGCTGGGCAGTCTCGCTCTGTAGTACTGGCAGCGTTCCCTGTTACTGTAAAAAATTCTGTCATGTTTTTGGAACGCTTGAACCTCCCCCaataaaaacagcactgtgtGATGGGAGAGTGTTTTTTGCGGATGAGGACATGTTCAGGGGATTTCTCAGTACGAGGCTTGCCTTGGCATTGGACTATTTATCATAAACGCTCAAGCTCAAATGTAAAGGTTCGTAGTAGTAGATTCCAACCCGTTGTCATTTGTTTTCGGCTGTTgctagttttttttatatatccaGCTCTCAGCAGCTGAACTGCTCACAGTATGACTATTGAATGATGCACTTTCAGATTTGGGCAAGACTTGATGGTAACTGGTGTCACAGAAACCTGCAATTTTTGGTGATATGTTTTCTACAGAATTGTAACATACTCCAAACAAAAATATATCCCTTGTGGGACCCTAGTATAGCCCTGCACCTCGTTGCAAATTATGCAGTCTTTCTATGGTGTGGCTGTGAACTTGGTTTGGCTCCAAATTAGAGTATTTTCATTCTCACACTTTCATAGCTTTCAGATGGTGTTAGTGTTTGTTACATCACACTGACAAAATAGGCTATTTTAAATTTAAATCATGCCTTGCACCTCAGCAGGTGGCGCTCAAGTCTGTAAATTCATTTTGAGCGTTGCTCTCAGGGGGGCAGTGTTTCACTGCTTTTTTACAGAGATTCACATTCCTTCAGTCAAGTCTCAGTGCAGTATTCTGAGGTTGTGTGCGGTTGAgccacagaatagaatagatggCTGAACGCTCTGTGTATAACGAGTGGCTTCAACGAGTGCTACTTTGGACTCGTGTGTCCTTGTTATATTTAAATTAGCCATATTATGTGTAAAGGAACTGTGCTGCACAACAATTGAAAACTtatgtaatgtatttattttttttacaagtcGGTTATTTCACCACGTTGGAGTGGAAAATTATATTTTGTAATTCGTAAGAGACTAGGCACAGGGCTTCCCCAAACCTGCTCCTGGAGAGCTGTAGGTTtcagctccaaccccagttgttaCTATCTTGATTCCGTTTATCAACAAGCTATttgaatcaggtgcgctagaaaTGAGCGATGGAGTGAATCTATAGGACAATAGTTTTCCAGAAACATGGTTTTAGAGCCCTGAACTGGGGCATAAATTCGGGGGTGTGGATTATCATTATGCAACCACTCGGGAACAAAcctaaacaaaaaatacattgcaCTCTGGCTGCATTCATTCATACGATTTCCCCAAACACTTGCTGTCCCTCTCAAGCGTGCGAAACAGACAGCGCAGTGGTCCTTAGTTTGTATTTGCCTAAACCTGTACAAAGAAATTACTTTTCTAGCAACTACTACTGTACGCTATTGCTAGATTCAAGCATAGAGCTCCTATTAAATTACCAGTATTAGTATTCTAATTAGTAAATCTATGGAACTTTAGTGTGATAGAATTTTGGAGGGTACAATTTCAAGGCGGCTGTATGATAATGGCGGCCAaccagtgactgggagactattgAATACCGGGGGCGTGCCCTGCAAAAAAACTTTGCTACAACTTCAGAAAACTCCACCCACGCGAGCCACCGCGAAGCATTTATATCCATGTGCAGAGGGAAAGCAGTTAGTGAAGCAGTCTGGCTCAGCGCTTCTCTAAGGAAGAACCTGCAACACACAAGGAACGTTCACCTACTTGTTGATTCATCTCCACCACTGGAATTGCACATTCGTTTTTTTCTTTAACGCTCTAAAAAAAACAGTCGTGGCACCATTTACAACAGTTGCCTCGTGCATTGAAGGATCCTGCTTGGTCCTCTATGAGAgctactgtaacgttactgcgaCAGAACTTCAGAAAAAGAGATGTCTGCAACCATCTTGTCCGCTTTCTACGATATCGACATGCTTTACAAGGTAAGTTTCCCCATTGTTTGgagtttgaaaatattttttaccaGGTTTGATAGATAGCTAACTTagaacatacatttattttcagtAGGTTACAACTACATATAGTAAGCAATAACGTGTTGCAAAGTGTACGTTTGCAGTCTTGTTTTATCAGAATGCATGTATTCGTCAAAGCGCGTTATTGGAAATGCATTGCTAATTTGTCTTTTCTCTCAACAGCAAGATATGAACATGAATGCTGTGAATCACATCAATAGCATACTGGACAAGAAAGCGGTGGGTCCTCCAGTGAACACACATAGCTCCAATAGTTCTTTCGCGCCGGGATTTTTCCGTAGAAACTCGACCACCAACATGGAAGCAATGACCAACAACAGCAACAAGTACTCTGCCAACTCCTACAGTAATTTGATGGAGAACGCGACGAGCAGCAGCACTGCCATTATGAACAAGGAGAACAAGTTCCGCGACCGGACATACAGCGAGAATGGGGACCGCAGCCAGCAGCTGCAGATCGTGCAGCAGAAACCAGGCTCCCAGATCAACTCCACCCGCTACAAGACCGAACTCTGCAGGCCCTTCGAGGAGAACGGAGCGTGCAAATACGGAGAGAAATGCCAGTTCGCGCACGGCTACCATGAGCTGAGAAATTTGTCTCGTCACCCTAAGTATAAAACCGAGCCCTGTCGCACTTTCCACACTATTGGCTTCTGCCCGTACGGTCCCCGCTGTCATTTTATCCACAACGCTGATGAGCGCAGACCCGCTCCAAGCAACGCCAACGTGCAGGGGGAGCCCAAATCAGCTCACGAGCTCTGCGGCTATGGTCAAAGCGGCGATGTGCAGCAGCAAGTTGGGTACAACAGGGACAGACCAAAGCTTCACCACAGCCAGAGTTTTTCTGGCTTTTCCAGCCACCATGGACTTGAGTCGCCACTGCTCGAGAGCCCCACGTCGCGCACCCCACCACCCCCCTCTTCTTGCTCTCCCAACTATTATGAGGACATGCTGTCTCCCAACTCCATGTCTTGTGTGAACAGTGCATTCAGTTTTCCTGGACATGACCTTAAAGCCTTACTTGCTCCCCTGGCCTTGCATACGCAAAACGGCTATGGCAACAACCATTTCAATGGTGCCTACTATGGGAACATTCATGCCAACATGtgccccccttctcccccctcatACAACATGAGCCACTTGCAGTCCCTGCGCCGCCTCAACGAATCACCGGTGTTCGACTCCCCTCCTAGCCCGCCCGACTCCCTCT from Salvelinus sp. IW2-2015 linkage group LG25, ASM291031v2, whole genome shotgun sequence encodes:
- the LOC111951833 gene encoding mRNA decay activator protein ZFP36L2-A; this translates as MSATILSAFYDIDMLYKQDMNMNAVNHINSILDKKAVGPPVNTHSSNSSFAPGFFRRNSTTNMEAMTNNSNKYSANSYSNLMENATSSSTAIMNKENKFRDRTYSENGDRSQQLQIVQQKPGSQINSTRYKTELCRPFEENGACKYGEKCQFAHGYHELRNLSRHPKYKTEPCRTFHTIGFCPYGPRCHFIHNADERRPAPSNANVQGEPKSAHELCGYGQSGDVQQQVGYNRDRPKLHHSQSFSGFSSHHGLESPLLESPTSRTPPPPSSCSPNYYEDMLSPNSMSCVNSAFSFPGHDLKALLAPLALHTQNGYGNNHFNGAYYGNIHANMCPPSPPSYNMSHLQSLRRLNESPVFDSPPSPPDSLSDRESYASGSLSSSGSLSGSESPSLDAGKRLPIFSRLSISDD